The DNA window atatttatatcaaaaaaattataatttataggagtactactttttatatagtttaattttttatttaaaaatattaaattaatataagataATTTAACTTAACAAAtcaatcaaattaattttttaaaaaatgcaacaattaaaaatagacacccaaaaaaattataatttataattctttttatatatttaaaatattaaattaatatagacGTGGCGGGAAATAATAATCAACCAACATCTTTTGGTCTTTAATTGAGAAAAGATTACTAATGTTGGGTCCCATTTCCCAATTCCAATTCCTTTATAAATCCAAACACCATTCCCCCTAATTTACTCATATCCCCCCAACAACCCATTTCAAATGGCAGCACTCAAACTTATACTGCTAGCAGCTTTcctctctctcttcaatttcaGTGCAAATTCAACCGCACTGCCCACAAGCTTTATCAAAAGTTCATGCAAAATCACCACATACCCACAAGTATGCGTTACTTCCCTAGCAGTTTACGCACCAAACATCAAACGTAGCCCGCAGCAGCTAGCACAAACAGCCTTGTCAGTAAGTCTGGACAGGGCACAATCCGCCCACACTTTCATCACCAAACTAAACAAGTTTAAAGGTTTGAAACAAAGAGAATACGCAGCTCTAAAAGATTGTTTGGAGGAAATGAGTGAGACAATTGATAGGATCAATAAATCTGTTAAAGAACTTAAAAGTATGGGGAGTGCACGTGGGAAGGATTTTCAGTGGCGTATGAGTAATATTGAGACATGGATTAGTGCGGCTATTACAAATGAAAATACCTGTGCAGATGGGTTCGCTGGAAGGGCTTTGAATGGTAGGATTAAGACTTCGATTAGAGCCAGAGTTACTCATGTAACTCAGGTTACTAGCAATGCTTTGGCGTTGATTAACCAATTTGCTGCAAAGCATTAAGAGCTAtagtttaatttatgttttcacattttgagcTTATGtggtttgggttttttttttttttccttttttgtgtAAAAGTTTTGGTTTGATGGAAACTATATTTATATAAGTGAGAATGAAATTTTACTAGTATAAAATGGGTCATGATGTGGATGCTTTAATCTCTTTGTCCCTTTAACTTTTGTGCGTAGATAGTGGGCAAATACACCGATGTTTATCGGAAAAATAGTACAATTGAATTTATATAAGGTCAAAAACACaccttttttaatttatcaggTTAGCTTTGATTATTTACAATTAAATATATCTGAAAAGAGAAGTAAAAGCGAAATAAagataataaagaaaataaaaagagttgAATGAAGCTTTAATACTCCGATGATGAATGTTTTCACTGGATCCAGTGTTATTAAAGTGTTTTTGAGCTTTAGATCTAAAAATGATTAGTAGATAATGTAGAAAACCTCACGTCtaggattagagaaatcaatgattgtattgataaaaataatgttgagttACAACCTCCTTATATAGGAGAGAATTGTAGAGTCCTAAGTTAACTATACTTAGAGTCGTACTACAATAcctattattactatataataataataatgcaaatacaaataatctaatcctagttgtactataatcctaatcataatctaatcctagtcgttatataatcctaattaattaagtagtCTAATCCTAGTGCGACTCTAATTCTAGAGCAGTGTTGTAAACTCGTCAATCAGCTTcgttggacctgttcctttgacTTGTTCCAATCGTCAGCTTCCTTCTTCATCAACACTTGCGGCAGACACGTCAGTCAGCTTCGTTGaacctgttcctttgacatgttccaatcgtcAACTTCGTCCTTC is part of the Solanum stenotomum isolate F172 chromosome 8, ASM1918654v1, whole genome shotgun sequence genome and encodes:
- the LOC125875039 gene encoding 21 kDa protein-like; translation: MAALKLILLAAFLSLFNFSANSTALPTSFIKSSCKITTYPQVCVTSLAVYAPNIKRSPQQLAQTALSVSLDRAQSAHTFITKLNKFKGLKQREYAALKDCLEEMSETIDRINKSVKELKSMGSARGKDFQWRMSNIETWISAAITNENTCADGFAGRALNGRIKTSIRARVTHVTQVTSNALALINQFAAKH